The genomic segment ACAACAAGGCCTGGAAGTTAGACGCGCACCTGTGCAAGCACACAGGGGAGAGACCGTTTGTTTGTGACCATGAAGGGTGTGGCAAAGCCTTTGTCAGGGACTACCATCTGAGCCGCCATATCCTGATTCACACGGGGGAAAAGCCATTTGTTTGTACAGCCAGCGGTTGTGATcaaaaattcaacacaaaatCAAACTTGAAGAAACATTTTGAACGTAAACATGAAAATCAGCAAAAACAATATGTATGCACTTTTGAAGGTTGCAAGAAGGCCTTTAGGAAACACCAGCAGCTGAGAATCCACCAGTGCCAGCACACCAACGAGCCGCTGTTCACGTGTGCCCAGGAAGGATGTGGCAAACACTTCGCCTCACCCAGCAGGTTGAAGCGACACAGGAAGGTCCACGAGGGCTATATGTGTCAAAAAGAATGTTCCTTTGTGGCAAAAACATGGACAGAGCTTCTAAAACATGTGAGAGAAACCCACAAAGAGGACATAAAATGTGAAGTATGCCAGAAAACATTTAAGCGCAAGGATTACCTTAAGCAGCATATGAAAACTCACGCCCCGGAAAGGGATGTATGCCGATGTCCAAGGGAAGGCTGTGGTAGGACCTACACAACCGTGTTTAACCTCCAGAGCCACATTCTCTCTTTTCACGAGGAAAGGCGCCCATTTACCTGTGAACATCCTGGCTGTGGCAAAACCTTCGCAATGAAACAAAGTCTCACTAGGCATGCCGTCGTGCATGACCCtgataagaagaaaatgaagctcaaagtAAAACCCTCTCGTGAAAAACGGAGTTTGGCCTCTCGTCTCAGTGGCTATATTCCTCCTAAAAGGAAGCAAGAACAAGGCTTATCTGCACCTAAACACGGAGAGACCCTGAACTGTACTGAAGACAAAGTACTCTTGACTGCTGCCGCCCTTACCCTCAGCTGAACCTCACACTGCTTTGTTTAAATGACACCCAGCAGCCAGCTCAGTGACTTCCGCTCAGaagcacatttttctttattaaaatcactgatgcacaaaaaaaaaaaaaaagattgtagcTTTGACATAGCTCTATGGACATCTCGTAAAAACTCACACTCTCCACCCAGTGACTTCACTTCAGCATCcacaaattctttgtttttttgcccttttcaaatttcaaaaaacgTTCGTGCCTACTATGTCACTTATTACTAATAGGTATCTGAAATAAGTAGGGAAGAGTTTGCCTTGCCGCTTAGGGAAGGGGAAACTGAAGCTGCCTGAGCAACAGTGAGTAATCGATAGCAAAGACTCACATTAGTTTGGGGTCTtatattctttccattcttccaaA from the Lutra lutra chromosome 11, mLutLut1.2, whole genome shotgun sequence genome contains:
- the LOC125080492 gene encoding transcription factor IIIA-like produces the protein MCSSTPGLCWLATVRGALEPPASVAEGVSFLTIADAFTEAGESPAPPPSGLNRRFICSFPDCSASYNKAWKLDAHLCKHTGERPFVCDHEGCGKAFVRDYHLSRHILIHTGEKPFVCTASGCDQKFNTKSNLKKHFERKHENQQKQYVCTFEGCKKAFRKHQQLRIHQCQHTNEPLFTCAQEGCGKHFASPSRLKRHRKVHEGYMCQKECSFVAKTWTELLKHVRETHKEDIKCEVCQKTFKRKDYLKQHMKTHAPERDVCRCPREGCGRTYTTVFNLQSHILSFHEERRPFTCEHPGCGKTFAMKQSLTRHAVVHDPDKKKMKLKVKPSREKRSLASRLSGYIPPKRKQEQGLSAPKHGETLNCTEDKVLLTAAALTLS